The Rhododendron vialii isolate Sample 1 chromosome 5a, ASM3025357v1 genome contains a region encoding:
- the LOC131327117 gene encoding uncharacterized protein LOC131327117, protein MKIDFERQSIENSRERLSPQQRAAFFQRMKGVVVLIETVTDDGEIKHGTGFFFNSNGLILTAGHNVPENWNAVCFWGVDDDSQNDKEANVVYAKYDIDLAILKPKKEYHPDFATFSEGPLHIGTEVFLIGHPRDLMFSYMVGEVAFEDYRLYRDIYKGFEDELFNLKGDLRVVQINNSHGSTGLSGGPVFDSQGKVVGVIALTLDGFDFAIHFTTLKQFCEPYYEAQHPGAESQKGKNKKGSRERQNTKGSKRRKKK, encoded by the coding sequence ATGAAGATTGATTTTGAACGCCAGTCTATCGAGAACAGCCGTGAGCGCCTTTCCCCCCAACAAAGGGCAGCATTCTTTCAGAGAATGAAGGGGGTGGTTGTACTAATTGAGACAGTAACAGATGACGGTGAGATAAAACATGGTACGGGGTTTTTTTTCAACTCCAACGGGCTTATCCTGACAGCTGGACATAATGTTCCAGAAAATTGGAATGCAGTTTGTTTCTGGGGAGTTGATGATGATAGTCAGAATGATAAGGAAGCCAATGTAGTTTATGCAAAGTATGACATTGATTTAGCTATCTTGAAGCCAAAAAAAGAATATCATCCTGATTTTGCAACTTTCAGCGAGGGGCCTCTTCACATCGGAACAGAAGTCTTTTTAATTGGTCATCCTAGGGATTTGATGTTTTCCTACATGGTCGGTGAGGTAGCTTTTGAGGACTATAGGCTTTATCGGGATATCTACAAGGGATTTGAGGATGAGCTGTTCAATTTAAAGGGAGACTTGAGAGTAGTGCAAATAAACAACTCTCATGGTTCAACCGGTTTATCCGGAGGCCCAGTTTTTGATTCCCAAGGTAAAGTCGTTGGTGTCATTGCACTCACATTGGATGGCTTTGATTTCGCCATTCACTTCACCACCTTAAAACAGTTCTGTGAACCGTACTATGAAGCACAACATCCTGGGGCTGAGTCTCAAAAAGGGAAGAACAAGAAAGGGTCTCGAGAAAGACAGAACACGAAAGGATctaaaaggagaaagaaaaaatga